In Cololabis saira isolate AMF1-May2022 chromosome 4, fColSai1.1, whole genome shotgun sequence, one DNA window encodes the following:
- the LOC133442153 gene encoding zinc finger protein ZFP2-like translates to MIHTGDKPFTCDQCGAAFTTSSDLRTHQRIHTGDKPFRCDQCGAAFTQQGHLRTHQRVHTGEKPFRCDQCGAAFTQQGHLRTHQRIHTGDKPFRCDQCGAAFTESGKLKIHQRTHTGEKPFRCDQCGAAFTASGGLKIHQRIHTGDKPFRCDQCGAAFTTSSYLMIHQRIHTGDKPFRCDQCGAAFTTSSYLMIHQRIHTGDKPFTCDQCGAAFTQRGSLRTHQRIHTGDKPFRCEQCEAAFTTSRDLRTHQRIHTGDKPFRCDQCGAAFTTSSHLKRHQRVHTGEKPFRCEQCGAAFTESGKLKRHQRIHTGDKPFRCDQCEAAFTRSSQLKKHQRTHTSDKL, encoded by the coding sequence atgattcacactggagataaaccgttcacttgtgatcagtgtggagcagcttttaccacatcaagtgatctaaggactcaccaacgtattcacactggagataaaccatttaggtgtgatcagtgtggagcagcttttacccaacaaggtcatctaaggactcaccaacgtgttcacacgGGAGAAAAACCatttaggtgtgatcagtgtggagcagcttttacccaacaaggtcatctaaggactcaccaacgtattcacactggagataaaccgtttaggtgtgatcagtgtggagcagcttttactgagtcaggaaagctaaagattcaccagcgtactcacactggagaaaaaccatttaggtgtgatcagtgtggagcagcttttaccgcATCAGGTggtctaaagattcaccaacgtattcacactggagataaaccgttcagatgtgatcagtgtggagcagcttttaccacatcaagttatctaatgattcaccaacgtattcacactggagataaaccgttcagatgtgatcagtgtggagcagcttttaccacatcaagttatctaatgattcaccaacgtattcacactggagataaaccattcacttgtgatcagtgtggagcagcttttacccaacgaggtagtctaaggactcaccaacgtattcacactggagataaaccgttcagatgtgaacagtgtgaggcagcttttaccacatcaagggatctaaggactcaccaacgtattcacactggagataaaccgtttaggtgtgatcagtgtggagcagcttttaccacatcaagtcatCTAAAGAgacaccaacgtgttcacactggagaaaaaccgttcagatgtgaacagtgtggagcagcttttactgagtcaggaaagctaaagagacaccaacgtattcacactggagataaaccgttcagatgtgaccagtgtgaggcagcttttaccagatcAAGTCAGCTAAAGAAGCACCAACGTACTCACACGAGTGATAAACTCTAA